One window of the Leptospira koniambonensis genome contains the following:
- a CDS encoding DUF455 family protein: MTLNEYAQFLLSSPNLEDKLYSPEKMPEDILWANFVPKDRPERSSKIIFSDKKSKMPRVEHLNSEENRILSLHHFANHELMAVEIFAWAILKFQNAPSSVRKSLYKTILEEQKHLRLYLDSIREWGMDLGDRPLNYIFWKQTPNMQTVQKFFAVMALTFEGANLDFSMIYQKAFEKFGDQKRADIMQIVHDDEIRHVKRGVKVVFSDGISQDQQWEKYLEYLTHPFTPRRAKGFLYFPELRTKAGLSTEFAEALGAYSDEYDGTTNARIVKNVFGMEAS; encoded by the coding sequence TTGACTTTAAACGAATACGCTCAATTTCTTTTAAGTTCTCCCAATTTAGAAGATAAATTATATTCTCCTGAAAAAATGCCGGAAGATATTCTTTGGGCAAATTTTGTTCCTAAAGATAGGCCAGAAAGATCTTCTAAGATAATTTTCTCAGATAAAAAATCAAAAATGCCTCGGGTAGAACATTTGAATTCCGAGGAGAATAGAATACTTTCTCTTCATCATTTTGCAAATCATGAGCTTATGGCAGTTGAGATATTTGCCTGGGCCATATTAAAATTTCAGAATGCCCCTTCTTCTGTTCGTAAAAGTTTATACAAAACGATTTTGGAAGAACAAAAACATCTTAGGCTTTATTTGGATTCTATCAGAGAATGGGGAATGGATCTAGGAGATCGTCCTCTCAATTATATTTTCTGGAAACAAACTCCTAATATGCAAACTGTCCAAAAGTTTTTTGCAGTCATGGCTTTAACTTTCGAAGGAGCCAATTTGGATTTTTCTATGATCTACCAAAAGGCTTTCGAAAAATTCGGAGATCAAAAAAGAGCAGATATCATGCAGATTGTTCATGATGATGAGATCAGGCATGTAAAAAGGGGAGTTAAGGTAGTATTCTCAGACGGGATATCCCAAGACCAACAATGGGAGAAGTATCTGGAATATTTGACTCACCCATTCACTCCCAGAAGGGCAAAGGGATTCTTATACTTTCCTGAACTCAGGACCAAGGCAGGATTATCTACTGAGTTTGCAGAGGCTTTGGGAGCTTATTCAGACGAATACGATGGTACTACAAATGCAAGGATCGTAAAAAATGTGTTCGGTATGGAGGCTAGTTAG
- a CDS encoding LIC13341 family surface-exposed protein: MFRFVSFFRVLILFSVFILLIACNSKTPSDSKIISLTIPESEEKSPDVVLKKLGNLDEDPDLEVFSLVRNGTEEILAVFKKQNGEWALQSKIGFNLLNIGPFIHDPKTSSWKAGEDENAKESGYVIKRILMEELPGDSFNSLFLEVLSEEPPLGLFSVPYVIRKGEKILDGLASLKDHQFLAKSKRIDFSYNKEEKNLTIFPNNRTYAQNFNFNGWELVPDVPSVAAPGLLSIEAPSEWKKDVASEVVIWFKNRGSYSGTTYITLSFPQGGKVEIDSGKEGLRYYSPGSSVYSFEKKYINSKVPLLEITKEGWARNHKYGVRFKYTPAEDGVPNLLIRSSSKSYRDTINLPTDYSSVKTEIDQQGFKSYPLPLVPRGKSK, from the coding sequence ATGTTTCGTTTCGTTTCTTTTTTCCGAGTACTGATCCTTTTTTCAGTATTCATTCTTCTCATCGCTTGTAATTCAAAAACACCATCCGATTCCAAGATCATTTCCTTAACCATTCCAGAGTCCGAAGAAAAAAGCCCGGACGTGGTCCTTAAAAAATTGGGAAATCTGGACGAGGATCCTGACCTGGAAGTTTTCTCCTTGGTCCGTAACGGAACCGAAGAGATTCTCGCAGTTTTTAAAAAACAAAACGGAGAATGGGCACTCCAGTCCAAGATAGGTTTTAATCTTTTGAACATCGGGCCGTTCATCCATGATCCTAAAACTTCTTCTTGGAAAGCAGGAGAAGATGAAAATGCAAAAGAATCCGGTTATGTAATTAAAAGAATTCTAATGGAAGAACTTCCTGGAGATTCTTTCAATTCTCTCTTTTTAGAAGTCTTAAGTGAAGAACCTCCTTTAGGTCTTTTTTCGGTCCCTTATGTGATCCGTAAGGGTGAGAAAATTTTAGATGGACTCGCTTCTTTAAAAGATCACCAGTTTTTAGCAAAATCAAAACGTATCGATTTTTCTTATAATAAAGAAGAAAAAAATCTTACCATCTTTCCGAACAATCGCACTTACGCTCAGAATTTTAATTTCAACGGATGGGAATTAGTCCCAGATGTTCCGAGTGTTGCTGCTCCAGGTTTATTAAGTATAGAAGCTCCTTCTGAGTGGAAAAAGGATGTAGCATCCGAAGTAGTGATCTGGTTTAAGAACAGAGGATCTTATTCAGGAACTACTTATATTACTCTTTCTTTTCCTCAGGGTGGAAAAGTGGAAATAGATTCTGGTAAAGAAGGATTAAGATATTATTCTCCTGGATCTTCTGTATATTCTTTCGAGAAAAAATATATCAACTCCAAAGTTCCTTTATTAGAAATTACGAAAGAAGGTTGGGCAAGAAATCATAAGTACGGAGTTCGTTTCAAATACACTCCAGCAGAAGATGGTGTTCCTAATTTACTGATCCGTTCTAGTTCTAAATCTTATAGAGATACGATCAATCTTCCGACCGATTATAGTTCTGTAAAAACGGAGATAGATCAGCAAGGTTTCAAAAGTTATCCTCTACCTTTGGTTCCTAGAGGAAAGTCCAAATAA
- a CDS encoding FFLEELY motif protein has product MSSFEEHKLKHAKIEVVRAQVERFRKFYADYFHLEETISMVEYFFETIYNLDGKEAWMHLALDTYQKVKGMMKETTRANLETLIELNNLTDHLDSEMAQLLIQRDWDGKKLSREEYDDLYKAYGHKEEREKQLEIVLHNLRTFYELAHKPISAYLIRPARFMAGLLGVSLLFDSVEKAYNAVLPVSPEIFVSFIEQVERRESQYLESAFLNGKQPKEPSA; this is encoded by the coding sequence GTGAGTAGTTTCGAAGAACATAAACTTAAACATGCCAAGATAGAGGTGGTTCGAGCTCAGGTGGAAAGATTCCGCAAATTTTACGCGGACTATTTTCATCTAGAAGAAACGATTTCTATGGTAGAGTATTTTTTCGAAACCATTTACAACCTGGATGGCAAAGAAGCTTGGATGCATCTTGCCTTGGACACATACCAAAAAGTAAAAGGTATGATGAAAGAAACCACCAGGGCTAACCTAGAAACTCTGATCGAGTTAAACAATCTAACAGATCATCTCGATTCAGAAATGGCTCAGTTACTTATCCAAAGAGATTGGGATGGCAAAAAACTTTCTAGAGAAGAATACGACGATCTATATAAAGCGTACGGTCATAAAGAAGAAAGAGAAAAGCAGTTAGAGATCGTTCTTCATAATCTTAGGACATTCTATGAATTAGCGCATAAACCTATCTCTGCTTATCTAATCCGACCTGCTAGATTTATGGCAGGTCTATTAGGTGTTTCTCTTTTATTCGATTCAGTGGAGAAGGCATATAACGCAGTTTTACCCGTATCCCCTGAAATTTTTGTTTCCTTTATCGAGCAAGTAGAGAGAAGAGAGTCGCAATATCTAGAGTCTGCCTTCTTAAATGGAAAGCAACCTAAGGAGCCGTCTGCTTGA
- a CDS encoding flagellar motor protein MotB — MNGRSRFSRYRKPVEAGDENRDRWLLTYADMITLLLGLFIILYSISQVDQNKLKQVADLVRGGFGLGESFFEGSNITLEEDPLLQPRTQMFRFWERISYALKKLKEKTKLFIGINETEEIRIQVFAPSLGEGEFHPDEDTDFTFKKVAEVAQGMDVDITLRVQVPYAEQAGQGFRNIWEYNAHRAGLIAETLAEKYGISRERLSVQAYHGFRKLGPEEGPSPEVKASQERIEIIIRKRGKEE, encoded by the coding sequence TTGAACGGAAGATCACGTTTTTCGAGATACAGAAAGCCTGTCGAAGCCGGAGATGAGAACCGGGACAGATGGCTTTTAACGTATGCGGATATGATCACACTTCTTCTTGGACTTTTTATTATTTTATATTCTATTTCCCAAGTAGACCAAAACAAATTAAAACAAGTTGCCGACTTGGTTAGAGGTGGATTTGGTTTAGGAGAATCTTTTTTTGAAGGCTCTAATATCACATTAGAAGAGGACCCTTTATTACAACCAAGGACCCAAATGTTTCGCTTCTGGGAAAGGATCTCTTATGCTTTAAAAAAGCTGAAAGAGAAAACGAAATTATTCATAGGCATTAACGAAACAGAAGAGATCCGTATCCAAGTATTCGCGCCATCCTTGGGAGAGGGTGAATTTCATCCTGATGAGGACACCGACTTTACTTTCAAAAAAGTAGCAGAGGTCGCGCAAGGTATGGATGTGGACATCACATTAAGAGTCCAGGTTCCTTACGCGGAACAAGCAGGCCAAGGTTTCAGAAATATCTGGGAATATAATGCTCATCGTGCAGGTTTGATCGCAGAGACGTTGGCTGAAAAGTATGGGATCTCCAGAGAAAGACTTTCAGTCCAAGCATATCATGGATTTAGAAAGTTAGGACCGGAAGAAGGTCCAAGCCCAGAAGTAAAAGCTTCTCAAGAAAGAATAGAAATCATCATTCGTAAACGAGGTAAGGAAGAATAA
- a CDS encoding LA_2478/LA_2722/LA_4182 family protein translates to MVSKINKTLIPFGLVLILMGAFFSFGCSKKKKAPAAVESIWKIDQDGVENSSGFAWVSKYCEKVRQCADGDMKTLNPDSEAILEKRLRKDFCLEKFKESKVYTLAAQEPKLVISRTISCLKAATEADCSLIKKGVSELSEDCKWLQNLQNSKE, encoded by the coding sequence ATGGTATCTAAAATAAATAAAACTTTAATTCCTTTCGGATTGGTCCTCATATTGATGGGAGCATTCTTCTCATTTGGTTGTTCCAAAAAGAAAAAAGCTCCAGCTGCAGTGGAATCTATTTGGAAAATAGATCAGGACGGAGTGGAGAATTCAAGCGGGTTCGCATGGGTTTCCAAGTATTGTGAGAAGGTTAGACAATGTGCTGATGGCGACATGAAGACCTTAAATCCTGACTCTGAAGCAATTTTGGAAAAAAGATTAAGAAAGGATTTTTGTTTAGAAAAATTTAAAGAATCCAAAGTGTATACATTGGCTGCACAAGAACCTAAATTGGTTATAAGCAGGACTATTTCTTGTTTGAAAGCAGCAACGGAAGCAGATTGCTCTTTGATCAAAAAAGGAGTATCTGAACTTTCAGAAGATTGTAAATGGTTACAAAATCTTCAAAACTCTAAAGAGTAA
- a CDS encoding M14 family zinc carboxypeptidase, which produces MLRGIKRLNRYEKRLLRIAKLGGKLVKINQAGFSRRTNEGFRFPIYSLEIGTKEGLEKHPVGITAGVHGLETIGIQILIDFLEYIINPKSTGFLPELKKGKLGLIVIPIVNPGGVAAKTRSNPGGVDLMRNSGIDAEKPLPFFGGQKFSNKLPYFRGHGLEPESRTLSRTVFERFFHVQDSILPVLDLHSGFGTVDNVWWPYAYTHRPCTDTALYEKIASHFKDHCGHINFSYGPQSASYTTHGDLWDKFYDHYQELYSEQENWNSKFLPLTLEVGTWSDIKEEPMKLFSKKGIFRPAEHNKSEVLTRYRGFLRDFVRLGLTKPKDWTEAQ; this is translated from the coding sequence TTGCTCAGAGGTATCAAAAGACTAAATCGATACGAGAAAAGATTGCTCAGGATAGCAAAGCTGGGCGGTAAACTCGTAAAAATCAACCAAGCAGGTTTTTCTAGAAGAACCAACGAAGGTTTCCGTTTTCCGATCTATAGTTTGGAAATAGGGACCAAAGAAGGTCTAGAAAAACATCCTGTTGGTATTACTGCAGGTGTCCATGGATTGGAAACCATTGGTATCCAGATCTTAATTGATTTTTTAGAATATATTATTAATCCAAAATCCACTGGTTTTTTGCCTGAATTAAAAAAAGGTAAATTAGGATTAATTGTTATTCCAATTGTAAATCCCGGGGGAGTAGCCGCAAAAACCAGATCAAATCCTGGCGGAGTGGACCTAATGAGGAACTCAGGGATAGATGCAGAGAAACCACTTCCATTCTTTGGAGGCCAAAAGTTCTCTAATAAACTTCCTTATTTTAGAGGACATGGATTGGAGCCAGAGTCCAGAACACTTTCCAGAACTGTTTTCGAACGGTTCTTTCATGTACAAGATTCTATTCTGCCTGTTCTAGATCTACATTCCGGCTTTGGGACTGTGGACAATGTTTGGTGGCCATATGCTTATACTCATAGGCCTTGCACAGATACTGCTTTGTATGAAAAGATAGCTTCTCACTTTAAAGATCATTGTGGTCATATTAATTTTTCTTATGGTCCTCAGAGTGCGAGTTATACGACTCATGGAGATCTTTGGGATAAATTTTACGATCATTACCAAGAATTATATTCTGAACAAGAGAATTGGAATTCTAAATTTCTACCTTTAACATTAGAAGTAGGTACTTGGTCCGATATCAAAGAAGAGCCTATGAAATTATTTTCCAAAAAGGGAATATTTAGGCCGGCCGAACATAATAAGAGTGAAGTTCTTACTCGATACAGAGGATTCTTAAGAGATTTTGTGCGCCTAGGTTTAACTAAGCCAAAAGACTGGACAGAAGCTCAGTAA
- a CDS encoding RNA polymerase sigma factor → MEKSVTIQDEFTDTIRIALEGRPRAMEDLLEKIQDYIFNLSLRMLWDPQEAEDATQEILFKISNKLSGFRFESKFTTWVYSIASNHLLTIKRPKNIVYLSRIRQEYLSKPNSISLEDQVEDKILEEEIRFGCVHAVLLKLNSADRIVFVLSSVYGMSSEEGAEILSISSENFRQKLSRSKKKLSEFLSKECGMWIDNNKACPCIGLSGHLLNRNRDNVSFFTELKKLKKKNPSLEDSKVLGHLKELDRLAWIYKSQGIYETPKEILEKLRPSS, encoded by the coding sequence ATGGAAAAATCCGTAACGATACAAGACGAGTTTACGGATACGATCCGAATCGCTCTAGAGGGCAGACCTAGAGCGATGGAAGATCTTTTGGAAAAGATCCAAGACTATATCTTTAATCTTTCTTTAAGAATGTTATGGGATCCTCAAGAAGCAGAAGACGCAACCCAAGAGATCTTGTTCAAAATTTCTAATAAACTTTCTGGATTTAGATTCGAGAGTAAGTTTACTACTTGGGTTTATTCTATCGCGAGCAATCATCTTCTTACAATCAAAAGGCCTAAGAACATTGTCTATTTAAGTAGAATACGACAAGAATATCTTTCTAAACCGAATTCAATTTCTTTAGAAGACCAAGTAGAAGACAAAATTTTAGAAGAAGAGATCAGATTCGGTTGTGTACATGCAGTTTTATTAAAATTGAATTCCGCTGATAGGATAGTATTTGTTCTGTCTTCCGTTTACGGCATGAGCAGCGAAGAAGGGGCAGAAATTTTAAGTATCAGTTCCGAAAACTTCCGCCAAAAACTTTCTAGATCCAAAAAGAAACTGTCTGAATTTTTATCCAAAGAATGCGGGATGTGGATCGATAATAATAAAGCATGTCCTTGTATAGGATTATCAGGACATCTTTTAAATAGAAACCGAGATAATGTTTCCTTCTTTACTGAACTGAAAAAACTAAAAAAGAAAAATCCTAGTTTAGAAGATTCTAAAGTATTGGGACATTTAAAAGAGTTAGATCGACTTGCCTGGATCTATAAAAGCCAAGGAATTTACGAAACTCCCAAGGAAATTTTAGAAAAACTGCGACCTTCTTCTTAA
- a CDS encoding nuclear transport factor 2 family protein gives MHPNEEKIRDFYKSFHSRNSASIADFYSQDVEFSDPVFPKLKGGAVSGMWSMLLERMDPNATIELVEANAGADTGTAYWVATYLFSKTGRKVENHIKSEFQFKNGKVVKQKDRFPLWKWTRMALGAPGVLLGWSPLVQGKVRSEAARNLEHYLRKKGIKA, from the coding sequence ATGCATCCAAACGAAGAAAAAATCAGAGACTTTTATAAAAGTTTTCATTCTAGAAACTCTGCAAGTATTGCGGACTTTTATTCACAAGACGTTGAATTTTCAGATCCAGTATTTCCTAAATTAAAAGGTGGAGCCGTATCTGGTATGTGGTCAATGCTCTTAGAAAGAATGGATCCGAATGCAACTATTGAACTAGTAGAAGCAAACGCTGGCGCTGACACAGGAACAGCATACTGGGTGGCAACATATCTGTTTTCAAAAACAGGACGAAAGGTCGAAAACCATATCAAATCCGAATTCCAATTTAAAAACGGAAAAGTAGTTAAACAAAAGGATAGATTTCCTCTCTGGAAATGGACCAGAATGGCTTTAGGCGCTCCTGGAGTTCTTTTAGGATGGTCACCTTTAGTCCAAGGAAAGGTGAGATCAGAAGCCGCCAGAAATTTGGAACATTATCTTAGGAAAAAAGGGATCAAAGCTTAG
- a CDS encoding 7TM diverse intracellular signaling domain-containing protein has translation MIRISFFLLVLISSFGSIFAKELPFILKANEHNKNITPELYFWEKTYTENIPPPSNQNNGWKKIRSNALNFNFSKRSYWLKFRIRFREEIRENLYFVLRWKAHDLAELYTPNGVTPIQRVGDTLSKSNWPVKNVLYPTLLLQGEPGEEKEFIVRIKSESIMSFPIDIMDEAGVRANLALETGVFSLSACLYGMLILVALLYYRATEYKEFLLYTCYAFCMGASYDVNYGNAIELFWEDSPLWTEKVNYFFFNLGGIFGFQFIRKFLETETFLPWVDRILFFFSVILGLTLPLIFTMDTIAYLTLTNEIIYSISIPMILIAGIYLRRRGNRKLNLFLVSWGLYLTFGYISIFYYIGILEYGFFTVYAVPLFFPADLLILLYNIIQKYSQNLEEKNSLVETLSGFINKPRYARSKISGLDVDESLNALEHLMSTEKLFAEEEVTIQMLASKIGLSTHQLSELLNSRLGMGFAAYLNSKRIEEAKLLLKNDTEDNILNIAFAVGFGSKTSFNVEFKKATGLTPKQYKSFVQKALL, from the coding sequence ATGATCCGAATTTCGTTTTTTCTTCTCGTTCTTATTTCGAGTTTCGGTTCCATCTTCGCCAAAGAACTTCCGTTCATTCTAAAAGCAAACGAACATAATAAAAACATTACGCCCGAACTTTATTTTTGGGAAAAAACCTATACCGAAAATATTCCTCCTCCATCGAATCAAAATAATGGATGGAAAAAAATTAGATCAAACGCTCTAAATTTCAATTTTTCTAAAAGATCGTATTGGTTAAAATTCCGAATTAGATTTCGCGAAGAAATTCGTGAAAATCTTTACTTCGTACTTCGTTGGAAGGCCCATGATTTAGCAGAATTGTATACCCCAAATGGGGTAACTCCTATACAAAGAGTCGGAGATACATTATCAAAAAGTAATTGGCCTGTGAAGAATGTTCTTTATCCAACCTTACTCTTGCAAGGGGAGCCAGGAGAAGAAAAAGAATTTATAGTTCGGATCAAATCAGAATCCATTATGTCATTCCCAATTGATATCATGGATGAGGCTGGTGTCCGAGCGAATCTTGCTCTTGAAACAGGAGTATTTTCTCTTTCTGCCTGCTTATATGGGATGCTAATCCTCGTTGCTTTATTGTATTATAGAGCAACAGAATATAAAGAATTTCTACTATATACTTGCTACGCTTTTTGTATGGGAGCCTCATACGATGTAAATTACGGAAATGCGATAGAGCTTTTTTGGGAAGATTCCCCCCTTTGGACCGAAAAAGTGAATTATTTTTTCTTTAATTTGGGAGGTATTTTCGGATTCCAATTCATTAGAAAGTTTTTGGAAACAGAAACATTTCTGCCTTGGGTGGACCGGATCTTATTCTTTTTTTCAGTTATTCTGGGTCTGACACTTCCACTCATTTTTACGATGGATACGATTGCGTATCTGACTTTGACCAATGAAATTATATATTCTATTTCTATTCCTATGATATTGATCGCGGGAATTTATTTGAGAAGAAGGGGAAATCGTAAATTAAATCTGTTTTTGGTTTCTTGGGGATTATATCTTACTTTCGGTTATATTAGTATTTTTTACTATATTGGGATTTTAGAATACGGATTTTTTACCGTATATGCAGTTCCTCTTTTCTTTCCAGCGGACCTTCTAATTCTTCTTTATAATATTATCCAAAAATATTCTCAGAATTTAGAAGAGAAGAATAGCCTAGTCGAAACTTTAAGCGGTTTTATAAATAAGCCTAGATACGCTCGTTCTAAGATTTCAGGCTTGGATGTGGATGAATCTCTGAATGCTTTGGAACATCTCATGAGCACGGAGAAATTATTCGCAGAGGAAGAAGTTACTATCCAGATGCTCGCTTCTAAGATCGGACTAAGCACTCACCAATTGTCAGAACTTCTGAATTCCAGGCTTGGGATGGGATTTGCTGCTTATTTAAATTCCAAAAGGATAGAAGAGGCTAAACTTCTTCTGAAAAACGATACTGAAGATAATATTTTAAATATTGCATTTGCAGTAGGTTTTGGTTCTAAAACTTCTTTTAATGTGGAGTTTAAGAAGGCGACAGGTCTTACTCCGAAACAATACAAAAGTTTCGTGCAAAAAGCGCTGCTATAA
- a CDS encoding pyridoxal phosphate-dependent aminotransferase produces the protein MDQGNIPRFSDRFEFVPGENDLYSLLESFKKSGEDWIDLTISNPTKVGLVYPREAILHSLEKPESLEYDPDPKGTLIARKSIAGYYKEKGHTISEEDLFLTSSSSEAYSYLIKLLCNPGEEVLIPSPGYPLFEFLSLLDGAEFNSYKLDQNENWKIDFEDLNSKITHKTKILFLVSPNNPTGNLLTGSEFEKLKAISKTKGIALVLDEVFSDYLHKENLHQIDFFHTDIPVFVVNGVSKILALPQMKLSWIHVGGPTSWKKECKERLEIIADTYLSVGTPIQLALHELFQWRNMIQSQVLRRINRNLQVLESYYSSHPGITYTSPKGGWYAVLQSPSFLNDEEFSFRLLEKEKVLVHPGSMFGFEEASGYIVISLISETELFQSGLERISALL, from the coding sequence ATGGATCAGGGAAACATTCCTCGCTTTAGCGATAGATTCGAATTCGTTCCAGGAGAGAATGATCTATATTCTCTTTTAGAATCTTTTAAAAAATCAGGAGAAGATTGGATCGATCTTACTATTTCCAATCCTACAAAAGTAGGACTTGTTTATCCAAGAGAAGCTATACTACATTCACTGGAAAAACCGGAAAGTCTGGAATATGATCCTGATCCGAAAGGAACTTTGATCGCCAGAAAATCTATCGCCGGTTATTATAAAGAGAAAGGTCATACAATCTCAGAAGAAGATCTATTTTTAACATCTTCTTCCTCCGAAGCGTATTCCTATTTAATAAAGTTATTATGTAATCCAGGAGAAGAAGTTCTCATCCCTTCTCCCGGTTATCCACTTTTCGAATTTTTATCCCTACTAGATGGAGCAGAATTTAATTCTTACAAATTAGATCAAAACGAAAATTGGAAAATAGATTTTGAAGATTTAAATTCTAAGATCACTCATAAAACTAAAATCCTATTCTTAGTTTCCCCAAATAATCCAACAGGAAATTTACTCACCGGGAGTGAATTCGAAAAACTAAAAGCCATTTCTAAAACCAAAGGAATAGCATTGGTTCTAGATGAAGTATTCTCAGATTATCTTCACAAAGAAAATCTTCATCAAATCGACTTTTTTCATACTGATATCCCCGTATTTGTAGTAAATGGAGTCTCTAAGATACTTGCACTTCCTCAAATGAAACTTTCCTGGATCCATGTCGGAGGTCCCACTAGCTGGAAAAAAGAATGCAAAGAAAGATTAGAGATCATTGCAGATACTTATCTTTCTGTAGGAACTCCAATACAACTCGCACTTCATGAATTATTCCAATGGAGAAATATGATCCAAAGCCAAGTGCTTAGAAGAATAAACAGAAATCTTCAGGTTCTAGAAAGTTACTATTCTTCTCATCCAGGAATCACTTACACATCTCCCAAAGGAGGATGGTATGCTGTGTTACAATCTCCATCCTTCTTAAACGACGAGGAATTCTCCTTTAGATTATTAGAAAAAGAGAAAGTGCTCGTTCACCCAGGTTCCATGTTCGGATTCGAAGAAGCTTCAGGATATATAGTGATCAGTTTAATCTCTGAAACTGAATTGTTTCAATCAGGACTCGAAAGAATATCCGCGCTATTATAG
- a CDS encoding DUF2905 domain-containing protein — protein sequence MEPLGKTFLWIGAFFLIIGAIILFGSKLPFISSLGNLPGDFKIERENFKFYFPFATSILISIGLSLLLYLWNRFIH from the coding sequence ATGGAACCGCTAGGTAAAACATTTCTTTGGATCGGGGCATTCTTCCTGATTATTGGAGCCATCATCCTTTTCGGCTCCAAACTTCCATTTATTTCTTCTCTTGGTAATCTACCTGGAGACTTCAAGATCGAAAGAGAAAATTTCAAATTCTATTTTCCTTTTGCAACTTCCATTCTGATCAGCATCGGACTTTCACTTCTTCTGTATCTTTGGAACAGATTTATACATTAA